GAAAACATTAGCCCAAGATTAGCTAGTGTCTCAgcccctgtctgcctgcctgtgtccCTGTCTGTCTGACTCAGTCCCTGTCTCTCTGGGTCTCAGAGCAGCTGCAGGCTGTCCTCCTGCATGTTCTCCAGGGTGATGTTCTCCAGCTGCAGCCCACTCTCCAGGGCTGCCTGGTAGATCTCGATGGTCTCCACGATGGGCAGGGTGGAGTCCGAGGTCTCGATGATAGCGATCGTGTCTCCAAACTCTGTGCACATGATGGTGGGGGCCTGCAGCTGCAGCCGGGGAGCAAGGGGTTAATCAtgagcatcatcatcatcatcatcatcatcatcatcatcatattgatggacagacacgcacacacatagcTGTATCAGATACACAGAAATTATCGAAACACAAACAGCGTCTCTTGTTACTAGACAAATACAGACAAGCAGTACCTAACACtgctatagacacacacacacacacacacacacacacacacacacagttaaactgCACAAACACATCCGATATTgctatcaaacacacacactcagtccATCTCAGCTCTCacctggtgctgctgctgctgctgctgctgcacctgtATCTGTATCTGCCCTGGCGCTGGCCCCTCCCCCTGCTGCTTGGCATGGGTCTTGCGGTGGCTGCGCAGATTCGAGAAGGTCTTGAAGGCCTTCCCGCAGGCTGGCTGGGGGCAGCGGTGCGGCCGCTCCCCGGTGTGAGTGCGCCGGTGCTCAGCGAGGTGCATGGACTGCACGAAGCGCTTGGGGCAGATCTCGCAGCCGAAGGGCCGCTCCCCGGAGTGGGTGCGCCGGTGCTCCCGCAGGTGAGTCGCCTGCCGGAAACGCTTCCCGCACTCCGGGCACGGGTAGGGCCGCTCCCCCGTGTGGATGCGCTGGTGCAGGGACAGCCCCGACGCTGACACGAACGACTTGCCGCACTCCGCACATTTGTGGGGGCTCAGACCCCAGTGCCGTCGCTCGTGGAGGCTCAAGCTGgcctgggggtggggggaggacAAAagagtttgttattattattattattattattattattgagtcattTAGCTGACGCTTTTACCCAAagtgacttagagactagggggtaaACTCtgcatgcagagtcacttccaataggaccttgttcgtctcatctgaaggacaggcCTTCTGGTTGGTCATTGAATTGAATGCGGTTTACGATTACTGCAGTGTGTAACAGTGTGAGCGCTGCAGTGTACTGTACACGTGAaggtgaaactagaagaaacgctggtctgcttgactcagtctcttctagtttcaataacactgatgaaggcactagagcccaaacactggtctgcctgactcggtctcttctagtttcaatcacactgctgaaggcactagagcccaaacgctggtctgcttgactctgcTCCGCTCTCAGCTCCCCTCCTACCTTATTGGTGAATCCCTTGGGACACTGCGAGCACTTGAAGGGTCTCACCCCGGTGTGCGCCAGCTCGTGAAGCCGCAGGTTAGCCGGGGAGTTGAGCCTTTTCCCACAGGTCTGGCACTCAAACCTCTGCTTAGCGAGACCACCCTGGGCCCCGGCTGCACCCCCACATCGGTGCTCCGCCAGCTTCTGGGGTTCCACGAACGCGGCCCCGCAGCTCTGGCAGCGGCTGGGCTCCCTGCCCTCGTGGCTCAGCCTGTGGAGCTCCAGCATCTTCCTGCGCAGGAAGGAGCTCGGGCAGTCGGGGCACTGGTAGGGCAGCACCCCGGTGTGGACGGAGCGGTGTGCTGCCAGCTTGGAGGGGCGGGTGAAGGCAGCATCGCAGTCCTGGCACTGAAATGGCGGGCTGGAGGAGTGCAAGAGCCGATGCTGCTGCAGGTTCGAGGACTGGGTGAAGGCCCGCCCGCACTCCTCACACTTGTACGGCCGCTGGCCCGTGTGGGTCAGCCCGTGCCGGGTCAGGTTGGCGAGGGAGGAGAAGGTCTTGCCGCACTCGCTGCACTGGAAAGGGCGCTCGCCGGTGTGGGTGCGCAGGTGATTCCTCACATGAACCTGGAAAGGAGAACCGAAGAGCGACGTTTAAAAATCGAGacttaaaaccttttttttttttaatataaaattcaCTTTAACTTGagctttcaatatttatttatttatttattttaagtaaactTTGTATACATATCTGTTTTTTCTAAttctagaattttatttttaaattccaattttTGTATTAGGGGCGGGACCGTTGACGACGCTGCCGGGCGTCAATCGCAGGTCAGAGAACGACTCCTCGGTCCCTGGTTGGTCAGGACGACACATCAGCTTCCTtaaacatacatgcacacaccTGTTTCTTGAAGCCCTTCCCACACACGCTGCACTTGAACCTGCGCTCCAGTGTGTGCACCGTCCGCTTGTGCCTCACCAGCCGGATCTGCGCCGGGAAGGACTTGGGGCACAGCGGGCAGGGGAAGCACCCGGCCTCCACAGCGCCCCCCGGAGCCTGAGTCAGATCTGGCAGGCTGGAGGGATTGCTGTTGAAATGATCAGCAGCAGGTGTATTACTGCTGGTGCTACTATTATAGGTAATTTCTATTGTTGCAGGAGACTTATTGCCCCAGATTCGCTCGTCCTGATCAGTATCGAGACCCTTGCTGTTACTGATCACACCGGCGCTGTTTCCGTTTTCTGATCCCAGCTGCTGTCCTGCGTTGCAGTTCGTTTCTGCAGTACTGCCTCCTGCGGCGTAGGGGGCGCCACCTATTTCATTCCCCTCtccctgctgctgcagctgttgttgctgggcagagcctctctcctgctctccttGTTCCTGAAGCTCCGCCTCTCCTTGGTGCTGGCTGGTTGCCGGTGATGTCACTGCCAGCGGGGGCTGTGATGTCATTTTCGTCGCCGTCGTCAGCAGCAACGGGGAGTTCTGCAGGTAAACGGGAAGGAAGAACAGGAGAGCtataaataaagataaataaatcgatcaataaaaaaaaaaaatcaattgcatCGAGTCAAACCTGGATAACGGACAGATGgaaggagagagacacagagagatttctcaaacaaaacaaagccccTTTACCGCGTGGATGGTTGCCGTGGCGTTGCCGGGGCTCGGTGGGACCCCGCTCTTGCCCGTGTGGGTGCGCCGGTGGTACA
This window of the Polyodon spathula isolate WHYD16114869_AA chromosome 24, ASM1765450v1, whole genome shotgun sequence genome carries:
- the znf526 gene encoding zinc finger protein 574 isoform X1 produces the protein MMSEFVVECPQSPSPSSSPSSSSMYVQHQYMCSECRQLFNALEDVLVHQQSHFAAAGALYEGEGGELVALEGEGVPVEEEDGEEQIHIAGLAGLHDNHYQCLECGQLLVSPEELLQHQELHMRGVAEQQGPAGEFLEEEQSPGGAVLAAAPPSTHQIHYQCLECQALFDSPEVWLAHRQTHSKPQPQGSRDTAPLPQTSSLAGPQTQHAEVLVQTDGSGGPFLNLQNLVLSEHRYEREGEILTLAQVLASRQLQSSTRGLAGNSGTATLQLQICSAQAIAAATAQHAGKNPASLTQPFFLTRTQPGGGGGEGNLLIACSGGAEHSYQRPPAAAAAPPAASEEEQQQQSMTEPEPMEMHPYECSECGLLFQTPEEFLEHQGAHFMEADKESGEAVIPQEVNGRGGGGGGDEEGEGEGEGGETEDQTSKAENGGAATGKMKNFVIVYEGGGQNNAPLLKLSPLLPSPSPRRCGECRLLFCTAEELGQHRRLHHVREEFRCPECGRLFTSANRLSAHSKVHQDGTHQCPQCSKVFKKPGSLQQHARLHSGEALHLCLDCGLGFATEMTLVVHRKTHAAEPLHRCQFCTKTFTNMTKYLYHRRTHTGKSGVPPSPGNATATIHANSPLLLTTATKMTSQPPLAVTSPATSQHQGEAELQEQGEQERGSAQQQQLQQQGEGNEIGGAPYAAGGSTAETNCNAGQQLGSENGNSAGVISNSKGLDTDQDERIWGNKSPATIEITYNSSTSSNTPAADHFNSNPSSLPDLTQAPGGAVEAGCFPCPLCPKSFPAQIRLVRHKRTVHTLERRFKCSVCGKGFKKQVHVRNHLRTHTGERPFQCSECGKTFSSLANLTRHGLTHTGQRPYKCEECGRAFTQSSNLQQHRLLHSSSPPFQCQDCDAAFTRPSKLAAHRSVHTGVLPYQCPDCPSSFLRRKMLELHRLSHEGREPSRCQSCGAAFVEPQKLAEHRCGGAAGAQGGLAKQRFECQTCGKRLNSPANLRLHELAHTGVRPFKCSQCPKGFTNKASLSLHERRHWGLSPHKCAECGKSFVSASGLSLHQRIHTGERPYPCPECGKRFRQATHLREHRRTHSGERPFGCEICPKRFVQSMHLAEHRRTHTGERPHRCPQPACGKAFKTFSNLRSHRKTHAKQQGEGPAPGQIQIQVQQQQQQQHQLQAPTIMCTEFGDTIAIIETSDSTLPIVETIEIYQAALESGLQLENITLENMQEDSLQLL
- the znf526 gene encoding zinc finger protein 574 isoform X3, producing MMSEFVVECPQSPSPSSSPSSSSMYVQHQYMCSECRQLFNALEDVLVHQQSHFAAAGALYEGEGGELVALEGEGVPVEEEDGEEQIHIAGLAGLHDNHYQCLECGQLLVSPEELLQHQELHMRGVAEQQGPAGEFLEEEQSPGGAVLAAAPPSTHQIHYQCLECQALFDSPEVWLAHRQTHSKPQPQGSRDTAPLPQTSSLAGPQTQHAEVLVQTDGSGGPFLNLQNLVLSEHRYEREGEILTLAQVLASRQLQSSTRGLAGNSGTATLQLQICSAQAIAAATAQHAGKNPASLTQPFFLTRTQPGGGGGEGNLLIACSGGAEHSYQRPPAAAAAPPAASEEEQQQQSMTEPEPMEMHPYECSECGLLFQTPEEFLEHQGAHFMEADKESGEAVIPQEVNGRGGGGGGDEEGEGEGEGGETEDQTSKAENGGAATGKMKNFVIVYEGGGQNNAPLLKLSPLLPSPSPRRCGECRLLFCTAEELGQHRRLHHVREEFRCPECGRLFTSANRLSAHSKVHQDGTHQCPQCSKVFKKPGSLQQHARLHSGEALHLCLDCGLGFATEMTLVVHRKTHAAEPLHRCQFCTKTFTNMTKYLYHRRTHTGKSGVPPSPGNATATIHANSPLLLTTATKMTSQPPLAVTSPATSQHQGEAELQEQGEQERGSAQQQQLQQQGEGNEIGGAPYAAGGSTAETNCNAGQQLGSENGNSAGVISNSKGLDTDQDERIWGNKSPATIEITYNSSTSSNTPAADHFNSNPSSLPDLTQAPGGAVEAGCFPCPLCPKSFPAQIRLVRHKRTVHTLERRFKCSVCGKGFKKQVHVRNHLRTHTGERPFQCSECGKTFSSLANLTRHGLTHTGQRPYKCEECGRAFTQSSNLQQHRLLHSSSPPFQCQDCDAAFTRPSKLAAHRSVHTGVLPYQCPDCPSSFLRRKMLELHRLSHEGREPSRCQSCGAAFVEPQKLAEHRCGGAAGAQGGLAKQRFECQTCGKRLNSPANLRLHELAHTGASLSLHERRHWGLSPHKCAECGKSFVSASGLSLHQRIHTGERPYPCPECGKRFRQATHLREHRRTHSGERPFGCEICPKRFVQSMHLAEHRRTHTGERPHRCPQPACGKAFKTFSNLRSHRKTHAKQQGEGPAPGQIQIQVQQQQQQQHQLQAPTIMCTEFGDTIAIIETSDSTLPIVETIEIYQAALESGLQLENITLENMQEDSLQLL
- the znf526 gene encoding zinc finger protein 574 isoform X2: MMSEFVVECPQSPSPSSSPSSSSMYVQHQYMCSECRQLFNALEDVLVHQQSHFAAAGALYEGEGGELVALEGEGVPVEEEDGEEQIHIAGLAGLHDNHYQCLECGQLLVSPEELLQHQELHMRGVAEQQGPAGEFLEEEQSPGGAVLAAAPPSTHQIHYQCLECQALFDSPEVWLAHRQTHSKPQPQGSRDTAPLPQTSSLAGPTQHAEVLVQTDGSGGPFLNLQNLVLSEHRYEREGEILTLAQVLASRQLQSSTRGLAGNSGTATLQLQICSAQAIAAATAQHAGKNPASLTQPFFLTRTQPGGGGGEGNLLIACSGGAEHSYQRPPAAAAAPPAASEEEQQQQSMTEPEPMEMHPYECSECGLLFQTPEEFLEHQGAHFMEADKESGEAVIPQEVNGRGGGGGGDEEGEGEGEGGETEDQTSKAENGGAATGKMKNFVIVYEGGGQNNAPLLKLSPLLPSPSPRRCGECRLLFCTAEELGQHRRLHHVREEFRCPECGRLFTSANRLSAHSKVHQDGTHQCPQCSKVFKKPGSLQQHARLHSGEALHLCLDCGLGFATEMTLVVHRKTHAAEPLHRCQFCTKTFTNMTKYLYHRRTHTGKSGVPPSPGNATATIHANSPLLLTTATKMTSQPPLAVTSPATSQHQGEAELQEQGEQERGSAQQQQLQQQGEGNEIGGAPYAAGGSTAETNCNAGQQLGSENGNSAGVISNSKGLDTDQDERIWGNKSPATIEITYNSSTSSNTPAADHFNSNPSSLPDLTQAPGGAVEAGCFPCPLCPKSFPAQIRLVRHKRTVHTLERRFKCSVCGKGFKKQVHVRNHLRTHTGERPFQCSECGKTFSSLANLTRHGLTHTGQRPYKCEECGRAFTQSSNLQQHRLLHSSSPPFQCQDCDAAFTRPSKLAAHRSVHTGVLPYQCPDCPSSFLRRKMLELHRLSHEGREPSRCQSCGAAFVEPQKLAEHRCGGAAGAQGGLAKQRFECQTCGKRLNSPANLRLHELAHTGVRPFKCSQCPKGFTNKASLSLHERRHWGLSPHKCAECGKSFVSASGLSLHQRIHTGERPYPCPECGKRFRQATHLREHRRTHSGERPFGCEICPKRFVQSMHLAEHRRTHTGERPHRCPQPACGKAFKTFSNLRSHRKTHAKQQGEGPAPGQIQIQVQQQQQQQHQLQAPTIMCTEFGDTIAIIETSDSTLPIVETIEIYQAALESGLQLENITLENMQEDSLQLL
- the znf526 gene encoding zinc finger protein 84 isoform X4 yields the protein MYKTEKQATQDSLRDPSDIAEAIHRRFEQVLASRQLQSSTRGLAGNSGTATLQLQICSAQAIAAATAQHAGKNPASLTQPFFLTRTQPGGGGGEGNLLIACSGGAEHSYQRPPAAAAAPPAASEEEQQQQSMTEPEPMEMHPYECSECGLLFQTPEEFLEHQGAHFMEADKESGEAVIPQEVNGRGGGGGGDEEGEGEGEGGETEDQTSKAENGGAATGKMKNFVIVYEGGGQNNAPLLKLSPLLPSPSPRRCGECRLLFCTAEELGQHRRLHHVREEFRCPECGRLFTSANRLSAHSKVHQDGTHQCPQCSKVFKKPGSLQQHARLHSGEALHLCLDCGLGFATEMTLVVHRKTHAAEPLHRCQFCTKTFTNMTKYLYHRRTHTGKSGVPPSPGNATATIHANSPLLLTTATKMTSQPPLAVTSPATSQHQGEAELQEQGEQERGSAQQQQLQQQGEGNEIGGAPYAAGGSTAETNCNAGQQLGSENGNSAGVISNSKGLDTDQDERIWGNKSPATIEITYNSSTSSNTPAADHFNSNPSSLPDLTQAPGGAVEAGCFPCPLCPKSFPAQIRLVRHKRTVHTLERRFKCSVCGKGFKKQVHVRNHLRTHTGERPFQCSECGKTFSSLANLTRHGLTHTGQRPYKCEECGRAFTQSSNLQQHRLLHSSSPPFQCQDCDAAFTRPSKLAAHRSVHTGVLPYQCPDCPSSFLRRKMLELHRLSHEGREPSRCQSCGAAFVEPQKLAEHRCGGAAGAQGGLAKQRFECQTCGKRLNSPANLRLHELAHTGVRPFKCSQCPKGFTNKASLSLHERRHWGLSPHKCAECGKSFVSASGLSLHQRIHTGERPYPCPECGKRFRQATHLREHRRTHSGERPFGCEICPKRFVQSMHLAEHRRTHTGERPHRCPQPACGKAFKTFSNLRSHRKTHAKQQGEGPAPGQIQIQVQQQQQQQHQLQAPTIMCTEFGDTIAIIETSDSTLPIVETIEIYQAALESGLQLENITLENMQEDSLQLL